Below is a genomic region from Alkalinema sp. FACHB-956.
TGGATCGGCAATCACAGCCGCAATCAAACCGCTCCCTACACCCTTAAAGTCACCACCCAGCGCTAACCGCCGGATTTCACGCCCCCTTCAAAAATCCCTCTACACCGTTCTAGCCGCCCCCAGAAAGGCTCAACGTCCCTTGTCTATCTCGATTGAGATTGAGGCAAGGTCGATCGTTGAGCCTTGCTTGTTTGCCGAGGAATTGCGACGGTAAACCACCCCTTGACGCAGCAGCCCTCTCGGTTGAATGCCTGCAATCCAACTAGATTCTTTTCAGGATCCGCCATGTCCCTCAACACCCTCCAGGGGATAAGTCGGTAGCACGGTTGCCCTGTCTGCAAAAATTAAGTTAAATTAAGTTAACAATCACTCTCATGAAATCTGTCATAGCTGTTTAGAGGTCGATCGCTAAGATTGCTGCTAGACGGCACCGAGTTTAAATCCTGACTGGAACGATCGAATTTTCATCGCTGAACCTTAATTTAAGAATTCACTAAAGAATATTCGTGATGTCCACTTTAACTCGGTATACCTATTCCCGCTGAGAGCGACGAGTCTGTTGTAGGCGTACTGAGAGGTTGCCCTTATATGAAACCGACCTGGAGAACAATTTTACTCTGGGCACTGCCCGCGATCGTAGTAGGGTTCTTCCTGTGGCAAAGTTCCCTGATGCCGATGGGTGGGAACAATGCGGCCCGAAACACCGCAAGCACACGCATGACCTACGGACGCTTCCTGGAGTATCTGGATGCGAACCGGGTTAAGGCTGTTGATCTCTATGACAATGGCCGTACCGCGATCGTGGAAGCAGTGGATCCCGAATTAGATAATCGTATTCAACGGCTACGGGTGGATCTGCCTGGCAACTCTCCAGAGCTGATCGCTCGTCTGCGGGATTCTCATATTGCGTTAGATTCCCATCCTCCCCGCAATGATGGCGCATTGTGGAATATCTTAGGAAACCTGGTATTCCCCATCCTGCTGCTATCGGGGCTGTTCTTCCTGTTCCGCCGTTCCAACAACATTCCCGGCGGCCCTGGCCAAGCCATGAACTTTGGCAAGTCCCGCGCCCGCTTCCAGATGGAAGCCAAGACCGGCGTCATGTTTGATGACGTAGCTGGGATCGAAGAAGCCAAGGAAGAACTGCAAGAAGTCGTTACCTTTTTGAAAAAACCTGAGAAGTTCAGCGCCGTGGGTGCTCGAATTCCCAAGGGTGTGCTGCTAGTAGGCCCCCCTGGAACCGGGAAAACCCTGCTTGCTAAGGCGATCGCCGGGGAAGCAGGCGTACCGTTCTTCAGCATTTCCGGTTCAGAATTTGTGGAAATGTTCGTTGGGGTGGGTGCGTCCCGCGTCCGTGACCTGTTTAAGAAAGCCAAGGAAAATGCACCTTGCATCATCTTTATTGATGAAATTGACGCAGTCGGTCGTCAGCGGGGTGCTGGCATCGGCGGCGGCAACGACGAACGGGAACAAACCCTGAACCAGTTGCTGACCGAAATGGATGGCTTTGAAGGCAACACTGGCATCATCGTGATTGCTGCGACGAACCGTCCCGACGTGCTGGATGCGGCTCTGCTGCGACCCGGTCGCTTCGATCGTCAAGTCACCGTGGACATTCCCGACATCAAGGGCCGTCTGGATGTGTTGCAGGTTCACGCCCGCAATAAGAAGATTGCCGATGATGTCTCCCTGGAAATGATCGCCCGACGCACCCCTGGGTTCTCCGGTGCCGATCTGTCTAACCTGTTGAACGAAGCCGCTATTCTCTGCGCTCGCCGCCGCAAGGAAGCGATTACGATTCAAGAGATTGACGACGCGGTCGATCGGGTTGTGGCGGGGATGGAAGGCACCCCCATGGTGGACAGCAAGAGCAAACGGCTCGTGGCCTACCATGAAGTCGGTCACGCGATCGTGGGCACGCTACTGAAGCACCACGACCCCATGCAGAAAGTCACGCTGATTCCCCGAGGCCAAGCCCGCGGTTTGACCTGGTTCATGCCCTCTGAAGATTCGGGTTTGATTTCCCGAGCACAAATCATGGCGCGGATTACTGGGGCACTGGGTGGTCGCGCTGCGGAAGATGTCGTCTTTGGTCGGGCAGAAGTCACCACGGGTGCAGGCGGAGACTTGCAACAGGTCACTGGCATGGCGCGGCAAATGGTCACCCGCTACGGCATGTCCGATCTAGGCCCACTGTCCTTAGAAAGCCAGCAGGGTGAAGTCTTCCTCGGTCGGGACTGGATGACCCGTTCCGACTGTTCAGAAGAGATTCAAGCGCGGATCGATGCCCAAGTGCGCGAGATTGCGGAACACTGCTACGAAGATGCCCGTCGGATTATTCGCGAAAACCGGGAAGTCATCGATCGCTTGGTCGATCTATTGGTGGAACGGGAAACGATCGACGGCGATGAGTTCCGCCAAATCGTTGCAGAGTATGCGGTTGTTCCTGAGAAAGAACAACTGAACGTGCGCATCTAAGTTTTACAGCATCTTAAGTTTTACCCAATTTAAGATGCTGTATCCCAGCTTCAGAGTGCATCATTAAAACTCATAGGCTATGAAGGGACAGTTTTCTAACAAAGCTGTCCCTGTTTTTATTCGCTCTATTTTTATTCGTTCTATGTCTCTTCACCCTATTTCTCATAGAACCCATCCATTCTGAGAAAGCGCTGAGTCTGGCAATTTCCGAAGTCTGGCAATAGAGACCGATTGCCCCTGCTAGATCTCCCCTTAGGGCTCCGCTTCTAACATAGCTTGGGCAGATTTGAGATGTTTCTGTTGATCATCACTCAGAATTGGATATTTCAAATTCAGTTGCTTCATCCGATCGCAGAGAATGCTGGCAACTGTTAAGCGTGTGAACCATTTATGATCGGCAGGAATGATATACCAAGGCGCATATTCAGTACTGGTATAGCGAAACATTTCTTCGTAGGCGTGCATGTAATCATCCCAATACTGGCGTTCCTGCACATCATTCAGAGAAAATTTCCAATTCTTTTCAGGGTTCGTGATCCGTTCTAGAAACCGTTTTTTCTGTTCCTTCTTTGAGACATTTAGAAAAAACTTCACCACAATAATGCCGTTATCGACAAGGTATTGTTCAAAGTGATTAATTTCCCGAAATCGCTGTTTCCAAATTCCTTTTCCCTTAGCGTCGGGCGGCAGTTGCTGGCGATCGAGTACTTCTGGATGCACC
It encodes:
- the ftsH2 gene encoding ATP-dependent zinc metalloprotease FtsH2, translating into MKPTWRTILLWALPAIVVGFFLWQSSLMPMGGNNAARNTASTRMTYGRFLEYLDANRVKAVDLYDNGRTAIVEAVDPELDNRIQRLRVDLPGNSPELIARLRDSHIALDSHPPRNDGALWNILGNLVFPILLLSGLFFLFRRSNNIPGGPGQAMNFGKSRARFQMEAKTGVMFDDVAGIEEAKEELQEVVTFLKKPEKFSAVGARIPKGVLLVGPPGTGKTLLAKAIAGEAGVPFFSISGSEFVEMFVGVGASRVRDLFKKAKENAPCIIFIDEIDAVGRQRGAGIGGGNDEREQTLNQLLTEMDGFEGNTGIIVIAATNRPDVLDAALLRPGRFDRQVTVDIPDIKGRLDVLQVHARNKKIADDVSLEMIARRTPGFSGADLSNLLNEAAILCARRRKEAITIQEIDDAVDRVVAGMEGTPMVDSKSKRLVAYHEVGHAIVGTLLKHHDPMQKVTLIPRGQARGLTWFMPSEDSGLISRAQIMARITGALGGRAAEDVVFGRAEVTTGAGGDLQQVTGMARQMVTRYGMSDLGPLSLESQQGEVFLGRDWMTRSDCSEEIQARIDAQVREIAEHCYEDARRIIRENREVIDRLVDLLVERETIDGDEFRQIVAEYAVVPEKEQLNVRI
- a CDS encoding polyphosphate kinase 2 family protein, coding for MSALKISTRQFMVSPDTKIKLERDFDPAYTSDYLDKSQAFGKLEQDIQQLAQYQDILYAQNTYALLVIFQAMDAAGKDGTIKHVMSGLNPQGCQVFSFKAPSAEELDHDYLWRSFKALPERGRIGIFNRSYYEEVLVARVHPEVLDRQQLPPDAKGKGIWKQRFREINHFEQYLVDNGIIVVKFFLNVSKKEQKKRFLERITNPEKNWKFSLNDVQERQYWDDYMHAYEEMFRYTSTEYAPWYIIPADHKWFTRLTVASILCDRMKQLNLKYPILSDDQQKHLKSAQAMLEAEP